Proteins encoded together in one Telopea speciosissima isolate NSW1024214 ecotype Mountain lineage chromosome 4, Tspe_v1, whole genome shotgun sequence window:
- the LOC122658197 gene encoding putative pentatricopeptide repeat-containing protein At3g23330, translating to MATVATVSSLAISVPTSVGQLPNDHLNRHYVSSIFHNCKQRASFLQSLRARGRLEEASQLLLELDDNGFSRCRPSIFDYNKLLTSLTKQGRLDDARKLFDKMPYRDEFSWSTIISSYSWCGNSLEAFHLFEEMLEEGFRPNDFTLGNLLKASSFLREVSTARQLHGWLIRAGLGQDAELRASLITMYSNYGLLNDALRVFDEVPVCSLDDVLSWNSIIAAYVLNGCLVEAFRLFAAMLCTGVSAPTEQTFACILNACGSVGAERYGMVIHGRIIKDGLIDATMVGNSLVTFYSRCEKLEDANQSFNLISEKNVVSWNAIIAGNEQNGEAKAAIDVFQTMLRSGPVVQPNRITFLSVIKAIFGVSALKHGQEIHGHMIRSGIEVLISIANSLIAMYSKCREMGKARVVFNRAPLKDVVTWNSMLTAYQQHEQWENCFKLFKEMQLSGIKPDDHTFTIILASATSNTSGSKYFRGGKEIHGYIVRRTSSVGMATSTSNALLTMYAKSNRMADAKKIFDSMGIRDSYSWNALMDGYSMNGQPSDAIMIFLDMNEQYFPADNFTFSVVLTACGRLVSLQLGKQFHAIIIKHSHQKVLTGETCLLSINNALISMYSKCGSVKDATLIFSKMERKDVFSWTAMITGYAHHGMAYESLQLFKRMEENNVKPNSVTFLGLLTACAHAGLVDEGKHYFSSMTKDHGVKPSVEHYACMVDLFSRLGDLESAQKLVDAGTPLFDPNHGDSVSLWRVLLGGCHAHKQLQLGVYAATRILESEPEDETTHILLSNLYAASGMWEDATRVRKLMRNKGLKKEAGYSWIEAANKRHILVAGDISHPWRKEIYEKMQELDNRCRAIGYVPRTTDVLHDVEELQKEIIVSFHSEKLAVSLGLLQRWPKSKAAIRIIKNLRICRDCHNWMKFVSQVEGREIVLRDSRRFHFFKDGKCSCSDYW from the coding sequence ATGGCAACCGTGGCAACTGTTTCTTCACTTGCCATATCAGTACCTACTTCCGTTGGCCAACTACCTAACGACCATTTAAACCGTCATTACGTCAGCTCCATCTTTCATAACTGTAAGCAGAGAGCTTCATTTCTCCAATCCTTGCGTGCCCGGGGACGATTAGAAGAGGCTTCGCAACTACTACTTGAACTAGACGACAATGGATTTTCTCGTTGCCGGCCCAGCATCTTCGACTATAACAAACTACTCACGTCTCTCACTAAACAAGGAAGATTGGATGATGCACGTAAACTGTTCGATAAAATGCCATATAGAGATGAGTTCTCTTGGTCTACCATCATTTCTTCTTATTCCTGGTGTGGGAATTCCTTGGAAGCGTTTCATTTGTTTGAGGAAATGTTGGAAGAAGGCTTTAGGCCCAATGACTTTACCTTGGGAAACCTCCTCAAAGCAAGTTCTTTTCTTAGGGAGGTTTCAACCGCCAGACAGCTCCATGGGTGGTTAATACGGGCTGGTCTTGGCCAAGATGCCGAGCTGCGTGCTTCTCTCATAACCATGTATTCCAATTATGGACTCTTGAATGATGCACTACGGGTTTTTGACGAGGTCCCTGTCTGTTCTTTAGATGATGTCCTGTCTTGGAATTCAATAATTGCTGCCTATGTCTTAAATGGATGCTTGGTTGAAGCCTTTAGACTGTTTGCTGCTATGCTCTGTACTGGAGTGTCAGCCCCAACCGAGCAAACTTTTGCTTGCATTCTCAATGCTTGTGGTTCTGTGGGAGCTGAGAGATATGGAATGGTAATTCATGGAAGGATCATCAAAGATGGTCTAATTGATGCAACAATGGTTGGAAATTCTCTTGTTACATTTTACAGTCGGTGTGAGAAATTGGAAGATGCAAACCAATCATTCAATTTGATATCAGAGAAGAATGTCGTGTCATGGAATGCAATCATAGCAGGGAATGAACAGAATGGAGAAGCTAAGGCTGCCATAGATGTTTTCCAGACGATGCTAAGATCTGGACCTGTGGTACAACCAAACCGCATCACTTTTCTTAGTGTGATTAAAGCTATTTTTGGAGTTTCGGCTTTAAAGCATGGACAAGAGATTCATGGTCATATGATCAGATCAGGAATTGAGGTTTTAATAAGCATAGCAAACTCATTAATCGCCATGTATTCCAAGTGCAGGGAAATGGGCAAAGCAAGGGTTGTTTTCAACAGGGCACCATTAAAGGATGTGGTCACATGGAATTCCATGCTGACAGCATATCAGCAGCATGAACAATGGGAGAACTGCTTCAAACTCTTCAAGGAGATGCAGCTATCTGGAATTAAGCCAGATGATCATACTTTTACTATTATTCTTGCTTCTGCAACGTCTAACACATCCGGGTCTAAGTATTTCAGAGGAGGAAAGGAGATTCATGGCTACATAGTAAGGAGGACTTCTTCAGTAGGAATGGCTACATCCACGAGCAATGCCCTCCTCACAATGTATGCAAAGTCCAACCGGATGGCGGATGCCAAGAAGATTTTTGACAGTATGGGCATTAGGGATTCATACTCTTGGAATGCGCTGATGGATGGATATTCCATGAATGGGCAGCCTAGTGATGCTATCATGATCTTTCTGGATATGAATGAGCAGTACTTCCCGGCAGATAATTTCACATTTTCAGTAGTTCTCACTGCCTGTGGTCGATTGGTTTCCCTGCAACTAGGAAAGCAATTTCATGCTATTATCATAAAACACAGCCACCAGAAAGTCCTTACCGGTGAGACATGTCTATTGTCGATCAATAATGCCTTGATATCCATGTATTCAAAGTGTGGAAGTGTGAAAGATGCGACCCTAATATTCTCCAAAATGGAAAGGAAAGATGTCTTCTCCTGGACGGCCATGATCACAGGGTATGCACATCATGGAATGGCCTATGAATCTCTCCAACTCTTCAAGAGGATGGAAGAAAACAATGTCAAGCCTAATTCTGTAACCTTCCTTGGACTGCTTACAGCTTGTGCTCATGCAGGTCTAGTTGATGAAGGTAAACACTACTTCAGCTCAATGACGAAGGATCACGGTGTAAAGCCAAGCGTTGAGCATTATGCTTGCATGGTTGATCTGTTTAGTCGTTTAGGTGACTTAGAAAGTGCTCAGAAATTGGTTGACGCAGGAACTCCACTCTTCGATCCCAACCATGGTGATTCCGTGAGTCTTTGGAGAGTGTTACTTGGGGGATGCCATGCTCATAAGCAACTTCAGCTTGGTGTGTATGCTGCAACCAGGATTCTTGAGTCAGAGCCTGAAGATGAGACTACCCATATCCTTCTGTCAAATCTTTATGCTGCTTCGGGTATGTGGGAGGATGCAACAAGGGTGAGGAAATTGATGAGAAACAAAGGGTTGAAAAAGGAAGCTGGTTATAGTTGGATAGAAGCAGCAAACAAGAGACACATCTTGGTGGCTGGAGATATATCTCACCCATGGAGGAAGGAGATCTATGAGAAGATGCAGGAGTTGGACAACAGATGTAGAGCAATAGGCTATGTCCCAAGGACTACCGATGTGCTTCACGATGTTGAAGAGTTGCAGAAGGAAATAATTGTAAGTTTTCACAGTGAGAAACTGGCTGTGTCATTGGGTCTATTACAGAGATGGCCCAAAAGCAAAGCTGCAATCAGGATAATCAAGAACCTACGAATATGCAGAGATTGTCATAACTGGATGAAGTTTGTTTCTCAGGTGGAGGGAAGAGAGATTGTGCTAAGAGATTCACGTCGGTTTCATTTCTTCAAGGATGGGAAATGCTCATGTAGCGATTATTGGTAG
- the LOC122659673 gene encoding uncharacterized protein LOC122659673, with amino-acid sequence MAAQRRFVFYLLSTLVVVAITALQSVNAVEYQVINNATGTTGGTRFSNEIGINYSKQTLISATQFIWRTFQQTSNAQKKSVKSVSMIVETMDGVAYASNNEIHVSANYIGSYSGNVKTEITGVLYHEMTHVWQWNGNGQTPSGLIEGIADYVRLKAGYAPSHWVKPGGGDRWDQGYDVTAYFLDYCNSLSNGFVAVLNKKMRTGYSVSFFQELLGKTVDQLWSDYKAKYA; translated from the coding sequence ATGGCTGCTCAACGAAGGTTCGTCTTCTATCTCCTATCAACTCTGGTGGTAGTAGCAATCACAGCTCTGCAGAGTGTCAATGCCGTGGAATATCAAGTAATCAACAACGCCACCGGAACAACCGGAGGAACGAGGTTTTCGAACGAAATTGGCATCAACTACAGCAAACAGACCCTGATATCAGCCACCCAATTCATCTGGCGAACCTTCCAGCAGACGAGCAACGCTCAAAAAAAGAGTGTAAAGAGTGTGAGCATGATCGTGGAGACCATGGATGgagtggcctacgctagcaatAACGAGATCCACGTCAGTGCAAACTACATCGGGAGCTACTCCGGCAACGTGAAGACTGAGATCACCGGCGTTCTGTACCACGAGATGACACACGTTTGGCAGTGGAACGGAAACGGACAGACTCCTAGTGGTTTGATCGAAGGGATTGCAGATTACGTGAGGTTGAAAGCTGGATATGCGCCTTCCCATTGGGTGAAACCTGGTGGAGGGGATAGGTGGGACCAAGGCTACGATGTCACCGCTTACTTCCTCGACTACTGTAACAGTCTCAGTAATGGATTCGTGGCCGTTCTCAACAAAAAGATGAGGACAGGTTACAGTGTTTCCTTCTTCCAGGAACTGTTGGGGAAGACGGTGGATCAACTATGGTCTGATTACAAGGCCAAGTATGCGTGA